A region from the Poecilia reticulata strain Guanapo linkage group LG12, Guppy_female_1.0+MT, whole genome shotgun sequence genome encodes:
- the loxa gene encoding protein-lysine 6-oxidase isoform X1 codes for MGRRVFGAFGTFYACFCLFVVLLQIASSQRNPGAQPRNDQRGAFRQTLQWSHNGKVFSLLSQGSEYVPPKRRGAAQEQEQARPVTIIRDADVRHQEARSQPQQQQPPRSLLTLVRGQEHREHLHRERPAESTGAQGNRTVNDTRDVNVSPPLPRASDMMVGDDPYDPYKSIDFDNPYYNHYDVYERPRPRSRPGYGTRYHQYGLPDLVPDPYYIQASAYVQRAPMYNLRCAAEENCLSSSAYRARDYDTRVLLRFPQKVKNQGTADFLPSRPRYSWEWHSCHQHYHSMDEFSHYELLDSSTQRSVAEGHKASFCLEDTSCDYGYYRRYACTSHTQGLSPGCYDTYNADIDCQWIDITDVQPGQYTLKISVNPSYQVEESDYSNNIVRCDVRYTGNYAYVSGCHMSPY; via the exons ATGGGAAGGCGCGTGTTTGGCGCATTTGGCACTTTTTACGCatgcttctgtttatttgttgtgcTCCTGCAAATTGCTAGCTCCCAGAGAAACCCGGGAGCGCAACCAAGAAATGACCAAAGAGGTGCTTTTCGGCAGACGCTGCAGTGGTCTCACAACGGGAAGGTTTTCAGCCTTTTAAGCCAAGGCTCGGAGTACGTGCCGCCGAAGCGCAGGGGCGCAGCGCAGGAACAAGAGCAGGCGCGACCTGTCACCATCATCCGGGATGCGGACGTGAGACATCAGGAAGCCCGGAgtcagccgcagcagcagcagccgcccCGCAGCCTCCTTACGCTTGTGAGAGGGCAAGAACATCGGGAGCATCTTCACCGGGAACGACCCGCGGAGAGCACCGGGGCGCAGGGGAACCGCACTGTCAACGACACCCGGGATGTCAATGTCAGCCCGCCTCTACCCAGAGCCAGTGACATGATGGTCGGTGATGATCCGTATGATCCTTACAAGTCCATCGATTTTGACAATCCATATTACAATCATTATGATGTTTACgagagaccaagaccgaggtcAAGACCCGGATATGGTACAAGGTATCATCAGTATG GTCTTCCTGATCTTGTGCCAGATCCATACTACATTCAAGCCTCTGCTTATGTCCAAAGAGCACCAATGTACAATCTGAGATGTGCAGCTGAGGAAAACTGTTTGTCAAG CTCAGCCTATCGAGCGAGAGACTACGACACCAGAGTGCTGCTGAGGTTTCCTCAGAAAGTCAAGAACCAAGGCACAGCTGACTTCCTCCCCAGCAGGCCACGCTACTCCTGGGAGTGGCACAGCTGCCACCA GCACTACCACAGCATGGACGAGTTCAGCCACTATGAGCTCCTGGACTCCTCTACTCAGCGGTCGGTAGCAGAGGGCCACAAGGCTAGCTTCTGCTTGGAAGACACTTCCTGTGACTACGGATACTACCGGAGATACGCCTGCACGTCACACACACAG GGTCTGAGCCCAGGATGCTATGACACCTACAACGCAGACATCGACTGTCAATGGATCGACATCACAGATGTGCAGCCTGGACAATATACCCTCAAG ATCAGTGTAAATCCTTCCTATCAAGTTGAAGAGTCGGACTACTCCAACAACATTGTGCGGTGTGACGTACGTTACACCGGCAACTACGCCTACGTGTCCGGGTGCCACATGTCGCC atATTAA
- the loxa gene encoding protein-lysine 6-oxidase isoform X2, with the protein MGRRVFGAFGTFYACFCLFVVLLQIASSQRNPGAQPRNDQRGAFRQTLQWSHNGKVFSLLSQGSEYVPPKRRGAAQEQEQARPVTIIRDADVRHQEARSQPQQQQPPRSLLTLVRGQEHREHLHRERPAESTGAQGNRTVNDTRDVNVSPPLPRASDMMVGDDPYDPYKSIDFDNPYYNHYDVYERPRPRSRPGYGTRYHQYGLPDLVPDPYYIQASAYVQRAPMYNLRCAAEENCLSSSAYRARDYDTRVLLRFPQKVKNQGTADFLPSRPRYSWEWHSCHQHYHSMDEFSHYELLDSSTQRSVAEGHKASFCLEDTSCDYGYYRRYACTSHTQGLSPGCYDTYNADIDCQWIDITDVQPGQYTLKISVNPSYQVEESDYSNNIVRCDVRYTGNYAYVSGCHMSP; encoded by the exons ATGGGAAGGCGCGTGTTTGGCGCATTTGGCACTTTTTACGCatgcttctgtttatttgttgtgcTCCTGCAAATTGCTAGCTCCCAGAGAAACCCGGGAGCGCAACCAAGAAATGACCAAAGAGGTGCTTTTCGGCAGACGCTGCAGTGGTCTCACAACGGGAAGGTTTTCAGCCTTTTAAGCCAAGGCTCGGAGTACGTGCCGCCGAAGCGCAGGGGCGCAGCGCAGGAACAAGAGCAGGCGCGACCTGTCACCATCATCCGGGATGCGGACGTGAGACATCAGGAAGCCCGGAgtcagccgcagcagcagcagccgcccCGCAGCCTCCTTACGCTTGTGAGAGGGCAAGAACATCGGGAGCATCTTCACCGGGAACGACCCGCGGAGAGCACCGGGGCGCAGGGGAACCGCACTGTCAACGACACCCGGGATGTCAATGTCAGCCCGCCTCTACCCAGAGCCAGTGACATGATGGTCGGTGATGATCCGTATGATCCTTACAAGTCCATCGATTTTGACAATCCATATTACAATCATTATGATGTTTACgagagaccaagaccgaggtcAAGACCCGGATATGGTACAAGGTATCATCAGTATG GTCTTCCTGATCTTGTGCCAGATCCATACTACATTCAAGCCTCTGCTTATGTCCAAAGAGCACCAATGTACAATCTGAGATGTGCAGCTGAGGAAAACTGTTTGTCAAG CTCAGCCTATCGAGCGAGAGACTACGACACCAGAGTGCTGCTGAGGTTTCCTCAGAAAGTCAAGAACCAAGGCACAGCTGACTTCCTCCCCAGCAGGCCACGCTACTCCTGGGAGTGGCACAGCTGCCACCA GCACTACCACAGCATGGACGAGTTCAGCCACTATGAGCTCCTGGACTCCTCTACTCAGCGGTCGGTAGCAGAGGGCCACAAGGCTAGCTTCTGCTTGGAAGACACTTCCTGTGACTACGGATACTACCGGAGATACGCCTGCACGTCACACACACAG GGTCTGAGCCCAGGATGCTATGACACCTACAACGCAGACATCGACTGTCAATGGATCGACATCACAGATGTGCAGCCTGGACAATATACCCTCAAG ATCAGTGTAAATCCTTCCTATCAAGTTGAAGAGTCGGACTACTCCAACAACATTGTGCGGTGTGACGTACGTTACACCGGCAACTACGCCTACGTGTCCGGGTGCCACATGTCGCCGTAA